Proteins encoded by one window of Verrucomicrobiota bacterium:
- a CDS encoding transposase — translation MKNKNYDYIAIDISKSDLEIRTDQHRCSFTNNLTGFKALVKLAGKQEQPLVVCESSGGYERDMMDYLHQKQIPLTRVNPGRIRNYARSEGMKAKTDPIDASMILGFAREKQLQPIAPIPPIRQELAALLDRRNHLTEQAAREKNRAQNSSKFIKQSIHRMIKVVEKEIQRIEQQIEKIVNNDQQITEEMKIFESVVGVGKVTAWTVLAYLSEIGTLKRNQIVALAGIAPYNKDTGVFKGRRTIEGGRAKVRKCLYMAAQTAARHNPVIKPYVEGLKARGKPYKWVMVAVMRKLLIHMHILIKNHHLALAP, via the coding sequence ATGAAAAATAAAAACTACGATTATATAGCCATAGATATCTCCAAATCTGATTTGGAAATCAGAACCGACCAGCACCGCTGTAGCTTCACTAATAACCTTACTGGATTTAAGGCATTAGTTAAACTCGCTGGTAAACAGGAACAGCCCCTTGTCGTTTGTGAATCAAGCGGAGGGTATGAACGTGATATGATGGATTACCTCCATCAAAAGCAAATACCGCTAACTCGGGTGAATCCAGGTCGCATTCGCAACTACGCGCGCAGTGAAGGTATGAAGGCTAAGACAGATCCTATAGATGCCTCAATGATCCTGGGGTTTGCGCGGGAAAAGCAGTTGCAACCAATTGCCCCCATCCCGCCTATACGCCAGGAACTTGCCGCTCTGCTGGATCGTAGAAATCACCTTACCGAGCAAGCGGCACGGGAAAAGAATCGAGCTCAAAACAGCTCGAAATTTATCAAACAATCGATCCATCGAATGATTAAGGTGGTGGAAAAGGAAATCCAGCGCATCGAACAACAGATAGAAAAAATCGTGAACAATGATCAGCAGATCACTGAAGAAATGAAGATCTTCGAATCGGTTGTCGGGGTGGGGAAAGTAACCGCATGGACGGTTCTGGCCTACCTGAGCGAAATAGGAACACTGAAGCGAAACCAGATCGTTGCCCTGGCAGGCATAGCTCCATATAACAAGGATACCGGGGTGTTTAAAGGCAGACGCACAATAGAAGGAGGCCGGGCAAAGGTTAGAAAATGCCTTTACATGGCCGCTCAAACCGCAGCTAGGCACAACCCGGTTATTAAACCTTATGTGGAGGGCCTCAAGGCCAGAGGAAAGCCCTACAAATGGGTCATGGTCGCTGTCATGAGAAAGCTTCTCATTCACATGCACATATTAATTAAAAACCATCATTTAGCACTTGCTCCATGA